In the Pseudothauera hydrothermalis genome, one interval contains:
- a CDS encoding O-acetylhomoserine aminocarboxypropyltransferase/cysteine synthase family protein — translation MPDHRYRFESLCLHAGQQPDPATGARAVPIYQTTSFVFDSSEHAAALFNLQTFGNVYSRIANPTVAVFEERMAALEGGRAALAASSGLAAQMTCFLTLCQAGDEIVAARTLYGGSYSQLDVSLRRLGIRTRFVDPSDPANFRAAIGERTKAVYGETIGNPSLNVFDIAGVAEVCREAGVPLVIDNTLASPYLCRPIEHGADIVVHSATKFIGGHGTTLGGVMIESGTFPWDNGRFPQMTEPSDGYHGVRFFETFGNFGFSMKARMETLRTFGQALSPFNAFLLLQGLETLHVRMDRHVANAQAVAEFLADHPAVAWVNYPGLPASPDYALACRYLPKGAGAVLAFGIRGGQPAGERFIGALQMFSHLANVGDARSLVIHPASTTHRQLSEAEQRAAGVPPDMVRLSIGIESLDDILWDLDQALTKAAG, via the coding sequence ATGCCAGACCATCGCTACCGCTTCGAATCTCTGTGCTTGCATGCCGGGCAACAGCCCGATCCGGCCACTGGCGCGCGCGCCGTGCCGATTTACCAGACCACTTCCTTCGTCTTCGATTCATCGGAGCACGCGGCAGCGCTGTTCAATCTCCAAACCTTTGGCAACGTCTATTCGCGCATCGCCAACCCGACCGTGGCGGTGTTCGAAGAGCGCATGGCCGCCCTCGAAGGCGGGCGCGCGGCGCTAGCCGCCTCGTCCGGGCTGGCCGCGCAGATGACCTGCTTTTTGACCCTGTGCCAGGCCGGCGATGAGATCGTCGCCGCGCGCACGCTCTACGGTGGCAGCTATTCGCAACTCGATGTCAGCCTGCGTCGGCTGGGTATTCGCACTCGCTTCGTCGACCCTTCGGATCCGGCCAATTTTCGCGCTGCGATCGGCGAGCGCACCAAAGCGGTTTATGGCGAAACCATCGGCAACCCCAGCCTCAACGTGTTCGACATCGCCGGCGTGGCCGAGGTCTGCCGGGAAGCCGGCGTGCCGCTGGTGATCGACAACACCCTGGCCTCACCCTACCTGTGCCGGCCGATCGAGCATGGCGCGGACATCGTGGTGCATTCGGCCACCAAGTTCATTGGCGGCCACGGCACCACCCTGGGCGGGGTGATGATCGAATCCGGCACCTTCCCGTGGGACAACGGGCGTTTTCCGCAGATGACCGAACCGTCCGACGGCTACCACGGGGTGCGCTTTTTCGAGACCTTCGGCAATTTCGGCTTCAGTATGAAGGCGCGTATGGAAACCCTGCGCACCTTCGGTCAGGCGCTCTCTCCCTTCAACGCTTTCCTGCTGCTGCAGGGCCTGGAGACCTTGCATGTGCGCATGGACCGCCATGTCGCCAATGCGCAGGCGGTGGCCGAGTTCCTCGCCGACCATCCGGCAGTGGCCTGGGTGAATTATCCCGGCTTGCCGGCCAGTCCGGATTACGCGCTGGCCTGCCGCTATCTGCCCAAGGGCGCCGGCGCGGTGCTCGCCTTCGGCATCCGCGGCGGCCAGCCGGCGGGCGAACGCTTCATTGGCGCACTACAGATGTTCAGCCACTTGGCCAATGTGGGCGACGCGCGCAGTTTGGTGATTCATCCGGCCTCGACCACTCATCGCCAGCTCTCCGAGGCCGAGCAGCGCGCCGCCGGCGTGCCGCCCGACATGGTGCGCCTGTCCATTGGCATCGAAAGCCTGGACGATATCCTTTGGGATCTCGACCAGGCGCTGACCAAGGCCGCAGGCTGA
- the fliW gene encoding flagellar assembly protein FliW codes for MKIDSAQFGSIDVAEDKLIEFPAGLPGFEHCKRFALVHEEGTDRVALLHSADDPEVVFSLADPATFGVHYEFKLSDEEQTALGLSSPEQALVVVIVRKDEAAEGSPASAGLRANFMAPLVINVDARRGLQKVISKMECDIVMRAKD; via the coding sequence ATGAAGATCGACAGTGCGCAGTTTGGCAGCATCGATGTCGCCGAAGACAAATTGATCGAATTCCCTGCCGGTCTGCCCGGCTTCGAGCATTGCAAACGATTTGCGCTGGTGCATGAGGAAGGCACCGACCGGGTGGCGCTGCTGCACAGCGCCGACGATCCGGAGGTGGTGTTTTCGCTGGCCGATCCCGCTACTTTTGGCGTTCACTACGAATTCAAACTGAGCGATGAAGAACAAACGGCGCTGGGCCTGAGCAGCCCGGAGCAGGCGCTGGTGGTGGTGATCGTGCGCAAAGACGAGGCTGCCGAAGGTTCGCCGGCCAGTGCCGGGCTGCGCGCCAATTTCATGGCGCCGCTGGTGATCAACGTCGATGCCCGCCGCGGTCTGCAAAAAGTGATCAGCAAAATGGAGTGCGATATCGTCATGCGCGCCAAGGATTGA
- the recG gene encoding ATP-dependent DNA helicase RecG, producing the protein MAHRAASGWPGVTAALAGRLAKLDLYHPRDLLLHLPLRYEDETRLTPIAAAQPGFAAQVEGEVAACEVSLRPRRQLVVRVRDASGTLVARWLHFYPAQQKLLASGRRVRLFGEVRAGFFGAEMVHPRVRAVSAEDGLPEALTPVYPTTAGVAQTTLRRLIDHALASQPLEDHLPDDLRRTLGLPAFADALRLLHHPPPDVPASVLEDRQHPAWRRIKFEELLAQQISLRRAYLARRAKTAPAMAGSGRLVRALVDALPFALTGAQRRAWAEISADLALPHPMQRLLMGDVGSGKTIVAALAMLQAVDAGWQAALMAPTEILAEQHWQKLAAWLAPLGLEVAWLSGSRAKRARAAELARLASGELRLVVGTHALIEDPVMLPRLGLAVVDEQHRFGVRQRLALREKGGAGAISPHLLMMSATPIPRTLAMSHYADLDVSVLDELPPGRSPVRTKLVSEARRDEVIARLRAACLAGRQAYWVCPLIEESETLQLQAAQKTYAALCEALPELRIGLLHGRLKAADKSATMAAFAAGELHLLVATTVIEVGVDVPNASLMVIEHAERFGLAQLHQLRGRVGRGSAESVCILLYAQPLSPAGRARLKVIYEHSDGFAIAREDLRIRGPGEFVGARQSGLPLLRYADLEADADLLEAARQVADTLLRDHPSAAAALMARWLGGREGLLRA; encoded by the coding sequence ATGGCGCATCGGGCGGCGAGCGGCTGGCCGGGGGTCACGGCGGCGCTTGCCGGACGGCTGGCCAAGCTCGACCTGTACCATCCGCGCGATCTGCTGCTGCACCTGCCGCTACGCTATGAGGACGAAACCCGGCTGACTCCGATTGCTGCCGCGCAACCGGGTTTTGCGGCGCAGGTCGAAGGCGAAGTGGCCGCTTGCGAGGTCAGCCTGCGCCCGCGCCGACAACTCGTGGTGCGGGTGCGGGACGCCTCGGGTACGCTGGTGGCACGTTGGCTGCATTTTTATCCTGCGCAGCAAAAGCTGCTTGCCAGCGGCCGACGGGTGCGGCTCTTCGGCGAGGTGCGTGCCGGCTTCTTCGGTGCCGAAATGGTGCATCCGCGGGTGCGCGCGGTGAGTGCCGAAGACGGTTTGCCGGAAGCGCTCACCCCGGTCTATCCGACCACCGCGGGAGTGGCGCAAACAACCTTGCGCCGGCTCATCGACCACGCACTGGCCAGTCAGCCGCTGGAGGATCATCTGCCCGACGATCTGCGTCGGACGCTCGGTCTGCCCGCCTTTGCCGATGCGCTGCGGCTGTTGCATCATCCGCCCCCCGACGTGCCGGCCAGCGTGTTGGAGGATCGCCAGCATCCGGCCTGGCGACGAATCAAGTTCGAAGAACTGCTTGCCCAGCAGATCTCCTTGCGTCGCGCTTATTTGGCGCGCCGCGCCAAGACCGCGCCGGCCATGGCCGGCAGCGGCCGATTGGTGCGGGCGCTGGTCGATGCCCTGCCGTTTGCGCTCACCGGCGCGCAGCGCCGTGCATGGGCCGAAATCAGCGCCGATCTGGCGCTGCCGCACCCAATGCAACGCCTGCTGATGGGCGATGTGGGCAGCGGCAAGACCATCGTCGCCGCACTGGCCATGCTGCAGGCCGTCGATGCCGGCTGGCAGGCGGCATTGATGGCGCCGACCGAAATCCTGGCCGAGCAGCATTGGCAGAAACTGGCCGCCTGGCTGGCACCGCTCGGGCTGGAGGTCGCCTGGCTGTCCGGCAGCCGGGCCAAGCGCGCTCGCGCAGCCGAACTGGCCCGGCTGGCAAGCGGCGAGCTGCGCCTGGTGGTCGGCACCCATGCCTTGATCGAAGATCCGGTGATGCTGCCGCGGCTGGGGCTGGCAGTGGTCGATGAGCAGCACCGCTTCGGCGTGCGTCAGCGTCTTGCCTTACGCGAAAAAGGCGGGGCGGGGGCGATCAGCCCTCACCTGTTGATGATGTCCGCCACGCCGATTCCGCGCACGCTGGCGATGAGTCATTACGCCGATCTCGATGTCTCGGTGCTCGACGAGCTGCCGCCCGGGCGCAGCCCGGTACGCACCAAGTTGGTATCGGAGGCACGGCGCGACGAAGTCATCGCCCGCCTGCGCGCGGCCTGTCTGGCCGGCCGTCAGGCCTACTGGGTGTGCCCGCTGATCGAGGAATCCGAGACCTTGCAGTTGCAGGCCGCGCAGAAGACTTACGCCGCCTTGTGCGAAGCGCTGCCGGAACTGCGCATCGGCCTGCTCCACGGCCGGCTCAAGGCGGCGGACAAATCCGCCACCATGGCCGCATTTGCTGCGGGCGAGCTGCATCTGTTGGTGGCCACCACGGTGATCGAAGTTGGTGTGGATGTGCCCAATGCCAGCCTAATGGTGATCGAGCACGCCGAACGCTTCGGGCTTGCCCAGTTGCACCAGTTGCGCGGCCGGGTCGGGCGCGGCAGCGCCGAATCGGTTTGTATCCTGCTCTATGCTCAGCCCCTGTCGCCGGCTGGCCGCGCCCGGCTCAAGGTGATCTATGAGCACAGCGACGGCTTTGCCATTGCCCGCGAGGACCTGCGCATTCGCGGCCCGGGCGAATTCGTCGGTGCGCGCCAGAGCGGGTTGCCGCTATTGCGTTACGCCGACCTGGAGGCCGACGCCGATCTGTTGGAGGCCGCGCGGCAGGTGGCCGATACGCTGCTGCGCGACCATCCATCGGCCGCCGCGGCGCTGATGGCGCGCTGGCTGGGAGGCCGCGAAGGTCTGCTGCGCGCCTGA
- a CDS encoding enoyl-CoA hydratase/isomerase family protein, with the protein MAKTVLLEVRDQVATLTLNRPQALNALSVEMMQELTATVRELSAISDVGVVVLTGAGDHFMAGGDLKDFARNQHLSPEARLTTFRAMIEQYINPTVKMLQALPQPVVARVRGACAGFGLSLMLGSDLAICADNAVFTTAYSAIALSGDGGASYFLPRQVGRRKAAELLLLAERFDAQEALRLGLIGKVVPADELDAETDRLVRRLLGGPRHAYQEIKRLLAASHDNSLASQLQSEAEAFARCAATADFGEGVNAFLEKRQPVFRGQ; encoded by the coding sequence ATGGCCAAGACCGTATTGCTCGAGGTGCGCGACCAGGTTGCCACCCTGACCCTGAATCGTCCCCAGGCGCTCAATGCGCTGTCCGTGGAAATGATGCAAGAGCTCACCGCCACGGTGCGCGAACTGTCGGCGATATCCGATGTGGGCGTGGTGGTGCTCACCGGCGCGGGCGATCATTTCATGGCCGGTGGCGATCTCAAAGACTTTGCCCGCAACCAGCACCTGTCGCCCGAAGCGCGCCTGACCACCTTCCGGGCGATGATCGAGCAATACATCAATCCCACGGTCAAGATGCTGCAGGCGCTGCCGCAGCCGGTGGTGGCCCGGGTGCGCGGTGCCTGCGCTGGTTTCGGCCTGTCGCTGATGCTGGGCAGCGACTTGGCGATTTGCGCCGACAATGCGGTGTTTACCACCGCCTATTCGGCAATTGCCTTGTCCGGCGACGGCGGCGCATCCTATTTTTTGCCGCGCCAGGTCGGCCGGCGCAAGGCGGCCGAATTGCTGCTGCTGGCCGAACGCTTCGATGCGCAAGAAGCGCTGCGCCTGGGCTTGATCGGCAAGGTGGTGCCGGCCGATGAGCTCGATGCCGAAACCGACCGTCTGGTTCGCCGTCTGTTGGGCGGCCCACGTCACGCCTACCAGGAAATCAAGCGCCTGCTCGCCGCCTCGCACGACAATTCGTTGGCGTCGCAATTGCAGAGCGAAGCCGAGGCCTTTGCGCGCTGTGCCGCGACCGCCGATTTCGGCGAAGGGGTCAACGCCTTTCTCGAAAAGCGTCAGCCTGTTTTTCGTGGCCAGTGA
- a CDS encoding RidA family protein has product MTRQIIATPNAPAAIGTYSQAVRVGDTVYLSGQIGLDPATMQMVDGFEAQTVRVFDNLKAVAEAAGGSLADAVKLNIYLTDLSNFAKVNEIMARYFNEPYPARAAVGVKELPRGALVEADAVLVLG; this is encoded by the coding sequence ATGACCCGTCAGATCATCGCCACGCCCAACGCGCCCGCTGCCATCGGCACCTATTCCCAGGCCGTGCGCGTCGGCGACACCGTCTATCTATCTGGCCAGATCGGCCTGGACCCGGCCACCATGCAAATGGTCGATGGCTTCGAAGCCCAGACCGTGCGGGTGTTCGACAACCTCAAGGCGGTGGCCGAGGCCGCCGGCGGCTCGCTGGCCGATGCGGTCAAGCTCAACATTTACCTGACCGACTTGTCGAACTTCGCCAAGGTCAATGAGATCATGGCGCGCTACTTCAATGAGCCGTATCCGGCGCGCGCCGCCGTGGGCGTCAAGGAATTGCCGCGCGGCGCGCTGGTCGAGGCCGACGCCGTGCTGGTGCTGGGCTGA
- a CDS encoding DUF2802 domain-containing protein, producing MIRVLLLLLIVVLLSYALWQVLQALRERRRARAAQPAQPGADVDRVAPTDEEDEVDESLFNYAPRPLPDAAAAASAADPQVFQQALELQQLRTELTRLQAQQLAQQAEMAALKDAMNALREQFEANLAGQGVSPEYNEALVLARRGLEAEAIAERCGISVAEAELVRALNRAGGSAQEERA from the coding sequence ATGATCCGCGTACTGCTCCTGCTGCTGATCGTTGTTTTGCTCTCCTATGCGCTGTGGCAGGTGTTACAAGCGCTGCGCGAGCGGCGGCGTGCCCGTGCGGCGCAGCCTGCGCAACCGGGCGCGGATGTGGACCGTGTTGCGCCGACCGACGAAGAGGACGAGGTGGATGAGTCCTTATTCAACTATGCGCCGCGACCTCTGCCTGACGCTGCGGCGGCTGCCTCGGCAGCTGACCCGCAAGTTTTCCAACAGGCGCTCGAATTGCAGCAGCTACGCACTGAGCTGACCCGGTTGCAGGCGCAGCAACTGGCCCAACAGGCTGAGATGGCTGCGCTCAAAGACGCCATGAACGCCCTGCGTGAGCAGTTCGAGGCCAATCTGGCCGGACAAGGTGTGTCGCCCGAATACAACGAAGCTTTGGTTCTTGCGCGTCGCGGGCTGGAGGCCGAGGCCATTGCCGAGCGCTGCGGCATCTCGGTTGCCGAAGCCGAGCTGGTCCGCGCCCTGAACCGCGCAGGCGGCAGCGCCCAGGAAGAGCGCGCATGA
- a CDS encoding YdcF family protein, whose translation MNFDLALALFWSKKLLAAALLPPLGPLLLIAVGLLLLGRHPRIGRVLAWCGVAIALLLMTPASVGWLARGLESSPPVSAAALAPAQAIVVLGGGKRDHAPEYDGETLNRLTLERVRYAARLARSTGLPLLVTGGKTSGEQAEAVLMAAALEDEYGVKVRWIEGAARDTRENARFSAALLQAAGIRTIALVTHAAHMPRSRAAFEAAGLNVVPAPTVWLSGPDDGVALLDFLPNANAAFAGWLAAHEWLGRLAYRLSR comes from the coding sequence ATGAATTTCGATCTTGCGCTGGCGCTGTTCTGGAGCAAGAAACTGTTGGCCGCCGCCTTGCTGCCGCCGCTGGGGCCGCTGCTGCTGATCGCCGTCGGGCTGCTTCTGTTGGGCCGCCACCCGCGCATTGGCCGGGTGCTGGCCTGGTGTGGGGTGGCCATCGCCTTGTTATTGATGACCCCGGCGAGCGTGGGCTGGCTGGCACGCGGGCTGGAGTCCAGCCCGCCGGTGAGCGCCGCGGCGCTGGCCCCGGCTCAGGCCATTGTGGTGCTGGGCGGCGGCAAGCGCGACCATGCACCGGAATATGACGGCGAGACGCTCAACCGGTTGACCTTGGAGCGGGTGCGCTACGCCGCGCGGCTCGCCCGCAGCACTGGCTTACCGCTCCTGGTCACCGGGGGTAAAACCAGCGGGGAACAGGCCGAAGCGGTGTTAATGGCCGCGGCACTCGAGGACGAATACGGGGTCAAGGTACGCTGGATCGAGGGTGCCGCCCGCGACACCCGCGAGAACGCGCGCTTTTCCGCGGCACTGCTGCAAGCGGCTGGCATCCGGACGATTGCGCTGGTCACCCACGCCGCCCACATGCCGCGCAGCCGCGCGGCGTTCGAAGCGGCCGGCCTGAACGTAGTCCCGGCCCCCACCGTCTGGCTGAGCGGGCCGGACGACGGTGTAGCGCTGCTGGATTTTTTGCCCAACGCCAACGCCGCCTTTGCCGGCTGGCTCGCCGCCCATGAGTGGCTGGGGCGGCTGGCCTACCGGCTCAGCCGCTGA
- a CDS encoding SPOR domain-containing protein produces the protein MQPSIPEPVVLVPKPSGPVLQLGVFGAQDNAERLRAELARLGFPARIESRVVLGPFPDRAAAEAAQAALKRAGQPAGMVVPSAQTP, from the coding sequence GTGCAGCCATCGATACCGGAGCCGGTGGTGCTGGTGCCCAAGCCTTCCGGCCCGGTGTTACAGCTCGGAGTGTTCGGCGCGCAGGACAACGCGGAACGGTTGCGCGCGGAACTTGCCCGCCTGGGATTTCCCGCCCGTATCGAAAGCCGGGTGGTGTTGGGCCCTTTTCCCGACCGTGCTGCGGCAGAAGCCGCCCAGGCCGCGCTCAAGCGGGCCGGGCAGCCGGCCGGCATGGTGGTGCCGTCGGCGCAGACCCCTTGA